The genome window AGAGCATGAAGCGGCACTTAGGTTACGCGAAGAGATAGAAGAACAAGAATTATTGCTGGATTTTCTTCAGCAGTTGCAGAAAAGAAAGCAAGATATAGCCGACAGTTTGCAGGGCACTATTGCTTTCCTCTCTTCTGACATCAATGAGGTACCCCACCAGCAATCTACAATTGGCCACTGTGAGAACTTCTTATCCGATGGGGATAAAGAGGTGTGCtctggaactgttgaagagcagaGTGATTGTGGATCCAGGAAGCGTTTTAGACCTGAGCTGCAAGGTGTTGATATGGAGGAAAATAATCGTAGTGTTGAAGAATGTTCCAGAACAGTACCATCCTCTGAGTTAATCCAGGAAAGTGTTCTGTCTAAAAGCTCcaggttgatgaagaacttcaaaaAACTTGAAACAGCCTATTTTCTAACAAGGTCCAAGTTGATGAAGCAAGTTGGCAGCCAAATAAGTAGCTGTGATCGAGTTGTTAAGAACACTACTGGTTCAGCTGTTGGGACTGAGGGAAGTTCACTAGATGATTTTTCTTTGGAAAGGCAATATGGTACAAGGCAAAGAGGTTGGGTAAACTCTTTTCTTGAAGGATTGTGCAAGTATTTGTCATTCAGTAAGTTGAAAGTTCGGGCAGAACTGAAGCATTGTGATTTGCTGAACTCGTCAAACTTAGTATGCTCCGTAGGGTTTGACCGAGATAGAGAGTTTTTTGCAACTGCAGGTGTAAATAAGAAGATAAAAGTGTTTGAGTATAATATGATTGTAAATGAACACCGTGATATTCACTATCCTGTAGTAGAGATGTCTAATAGATCAAAGTTGAGTTGTATTTGCTGGAACAGTTATATGAAGAGCCATATTGCATCTAGTGATTTTGAGGGTATAGTACAGGTAAGCTCTGTGGCATGCTTTTTATAATTAAATTTGTATTTGATGCAATTACCATAATATCCCTGCAATTTCAGGTTTGGGATGTTACTAGGAGTCAAGTTTTTGTTGGGATGAGGGAGCATGAGCGACGCGTGTGGTCGGTGGACTTCTCAATTGTGGACCCAACAAAATTGGTCAGTGGGAGTGATGATGGATCTGTGAAACTGTGGGATATGAATCAGGCAATTTTATTCTTGCACCTACTGTATGTCAGGCTTTTAACTAACGATAACATGGTTATCGAACTTGTATGTGAACGTAGGATTATTTTCCGCCATTGTTATAACAGATTTTTTGTGAACTATGCAGGCTGGGAGTATTGGCACTATTAGAACAAGAGCAAATGTGTGTTCTGTACAATTTCAACCTGATACTGCTCGCTCCATTGCCATCGGCTCTGCAGACCACAAAATTTACTGCTATGATCTACGTAACATACGAGCTCCTTATTGTACACTAGTTGGCCACACAAAGACTGTAAGCTATGTTAAGTATCTGGATGCATCAACAATACTATCCGCATCTACTGACAACTCATTGAAGCTTTGGGACTTATCGATGAATCCAGGAAGGATAATTGACAGTCCAGTTCAAACATTTACAGGGCATACAAATACAAAGGTTTGATAAAACTTCTACACATACCTGTTCTCTTCTCATAATATTGATCTACAAGTGGTTAGTGTCTAGTTTtatcttttgtaaatgtaactagtaGAATATCTGATCGAAATACTATGCTAGTTGAATTTCGTAAGTTTTACTATTGTAATGAAACACTAACGGCACATTTGATTACTTCACCTGCTCCCCTCACTTTGTCTCACCCAGCAAGGCGAGCTTTGCCagcatgggtgagacaatcttgCTCTCCTCAACCAGCAAGCAAAAATCTTGTTAGCACAAGCCCCAAGGCAAACTCACCAAGGAATCAAACACTAGTTCTATCTTGATTTCTGTCTGATCAAGGAAGCGAAGTCTGGCTGGAGAACCAAACACACTTTAATACTGTACATGTATGTAGTATACTACTGTGACAATTATTAGTGCTATCCCTTATACAACTATAGTGCCTTTTACAATTGTATGTGATTGACCAGTGATGTTATGAAGTACAGTCATCAACATTGGTGATTCAGTCCTTTTCTCTCAATCAATGAGAGAATTTCTAAGATTTTCTCTTTTTATGGATTCTTGTGCAATGGCGAGATCTGTTTCATTGAGTCATCAGATTCTAGGTTGAAGCAGCCTCCGTATTTGCGGGGAAAGATTGTCTCGATTTATCCCTCGCCCAtaccccactcatgtgggagccgtTGA of Zea mays cultivar B73 chromosome 8, Zm-B73-REFERENCE-NAM-5.0, whole genome shotgun sequence contains these proteins:
- the LOC103636244 gene encoding protein SPA1-RELATED 4 isoform X2; its protein translation is MEPSRGGVGGGGRRWGEAEGDAAEEGRRGEDGGEVSLREWLDRPGRAVEAAECVHVFRQVAEAVAVAHAQGVAVGSARPSCFVVSPPFARVAFIESASGSDASGSCSGSDASEDADGDPDPDPDPDASPPLRRRDSAVPGEERAGRSFPLKSVLAMELSWYTSPEDADDSAATFASDVYRLGVLLFELFYTFETMEDKMRAMANLRHRVLPPQLLFKWPKEASFCQLLMHPVPETRPKMSEVLQSEFLNQSRNSLEEHEAALRLREEIEEQELLLDFLQQLQKRKQDIADSLQGTIAFLSSDINEVPHQQSTIGHCENFLSDGDKEVCSGTVEEQSDCGSRKRFRPELQGVDMEENNRSVEECSRTVPSSELIQESVLSKSSRLMKNFKKLETAYFLTRSKLMKQVGSQISSCDRVVKNTTGSAVGTEGSSLDDFSLERQYGTRQRGWVNSFLEGLCKYLSFSKLKVRAELKHCDLLNSSNLVCSVGFDRDREFFATAGVNKKIKVFEYNMIVNEHRDIHYPVVEMSNRSKLSCICWNSYMKSHIASSDFEGIVQVWDVTRSQVFVGMREHERRVWSVDFSIVDPTKLAGSIGTIRTRANVCSVQFQPDTARSIAIGSADHKIYCYDLRNIRAPYCTLVGHTKTVSYVKYLDASTILSASTDNSLKLWDLSMNPGRIIDSPVQTFTGHTNTKNFVGLSISDGYIATGSETNEVFVYHKEFPMPVLAYKFSVTDPISGQEIDDQSQFISCVCWRGQSSTLLSANSSGNIKILEMD
- the LOC103636244 gene encoding protein SPA1-RELATED 4 isoform X1 — protein: MEPSRGGVGGGGRRWGEAEGDAAEEGRRGEDGGEVSLREWLDRPGRAVEAAECVHVFRQVAEAVAVAHAQGVAVGSARPSCFVVSPPFARVAFIESASGSDASGSCSGSDASEDADGDPDPDPDPDASPPLRRRDSAVPGEERAGRSFPLKSVLAMELSWYTSPEDADDSAATFASDVYRLGVLLFELFYTFETMEDKMRAMANLRHRVLPPQLLFKWPKEASFCQLLMHPVPETRPKMSEVLQSEFLNQSRNSLEEHEAALRLREEIEEQELLLDFLQQLQKRKQDIADSLQGTIAFLSSDINEVPHQQSTIGHCENFLSDGDKEVCSGTVEEQSDCGSRKRFRPELQGVDMEENNRSVEECSRTVPSSELIQESVLSKSSRLMKNFKKLETAYFLTRSKLMKQVGSQISSCDRVVKNTTGSAVGTEGSSLDDFSLERQYGTRQRGWVNSFLEGLCKYLSFSKLKVRAELKHCDLLNSSNLVCSVGFDRDREFFATAGVNKKIKVFEYNMIVNEHRDIHYPVVEMSNRSKLSCICWNSYMKSHIASSDFEGIVQVWDVTRSQVFVGMREHERRVWSVDFSIVDPTKLVSGSDDGSVKLWDMNQAGSIGTIRTRANVCSVQFQPDTARSIAIGSADHKIYCYDLRNIRAPYCTLVGHTKTVSYVKYLDASTILSASTDNSLKLWDLSMNPGRIIDSPVQTFTGHTNTKNFVGLSISDGYIATGSETNEVFVYHKEFPMPVLAYKFSVTDPISGQEIDDQSQFISCVCWRGQSSTLLSANSSGNIKILEMD